The Porphyromonas pogonae genome segment AGAGTACTTCTCAGGATCATCGACACTATTGAGCACCAATAGGCCTCCTACCTGAGCCATAGCCTCGACCTGTAGTACGCCGGGCATTACAGGCTCTTCAGGGAAATGGCCGGGGAAGAAAGGCTCATTGCCGGAAACATTCTTTACCCCCACAATATAATCAGTACCAAACTCGATAATCTTATCCACAAGAAGGAAGGGATAACGGTGCGGCAGTAACTCTTTGATACGATTGATATCCATCAAAGGCTCTATATTGGGATTGTATGAGGGAGCTTGTGACTCATTCAATTTGATATCCTTGCGAAGGACAGCCGCCATCTGATTGTTGATCTTATGTCCAGGGCAGAAAGCAATGATGCGCCCTTGTATATGGCGTCCGATAAGAGCCAGATCGCCTAATACGTCAAGGAGCTTGTGCCTTGCCGGTTCATTGACAAACTGCAAAGGCTTGTTGTTTATATATCCCAGATCTTGCACTTGCTTGCGTGCTACTCCCATGAGGTCGCTGAGATTGTCGAGCTCGGACTGCTCCAGAGGCTCGTCATAGATCACCAATGCATTGTCGAGGTCTCCGCCCTTGATAAGCCCGTGGGCAAGGAGTTGCTTGATCTCACGCACAAAAACAAATGTACGGGCTTTGGATATCTGCTCATCGAAGTCAGCCAAATCATCTAATACTGCATACTGATTGGACAGGACAGATGAATCAAATGAAATGTGGACATCTATTCCGAACTTTTCATCGGGTAGCAGTATGATCCGTGATCCGTTGGTGCCTATTACTTCCTGACGCTTTTTGACTATATAATATTCGCGCGGATATTTCTGCTCTTCGAGACCTACTTTCTTGATTGCCTCCACATACGCTGTGGCGCTACCGTCCAGGATAGGAAACTCGGGAGCATCGACATCAATAATGCAGTTGTCTACACCCATAGCATACAAAGCAGCCATAGCATGCTCAATGGTACTTACCGAAACACCATCCTTTGACAATACGGTACCTCTTTCCGTGCCGCACACATATTCGGCCAAAGCCGGTATCTCGACTACGGGGTCAAGATCGGTGCGTCTGATGACACATCCTGTACCGTCAGGCGCGGGGTTGAAAGTAATATGTATTGTCAATCCCGTATGCAGGCCTTTGCCTTCCAAGCTAAAACTTTCTTTGATGGTCTGTTGCTTTTGCATATCGTATTTACTTTACTTATTTGTTTCTATTTGTTTTTCTAAAGATCGTAATCTTTTCTCTATTTCAGGAAGTTTGGGCAGATATACATAAGCTCGCATAGCTTCCCGTGCATTCATTGCCGGCGATCCCAGCAGTACTGATCCGTCCTTCACATTACTCAAGATACCCGTTTGACCACCTAAACCGACTTTGTTGCCGATAGTAACGTGTCCCGAGATACCTACCTGACCTCCCACCTGGCACCACTGCCCGATGTGTGAAGATCCGGCCATGCCCGCCTGAGACGCCATCACCGTGTGTTCCCCTACGGTGCAGTTGTGTGCTATCTGAATAAGATTGTCCAGTTTAGCCCCTTTGTGCACCACGGTATTGCCCATCACGGCACGATCCACACAGGTATTAGCTCCTATCTCTACATCATCCTCAATGATTACTCCTCCGAGCTGAGGTATCTTGTGGTAACCATCGGCTTCAGGTGCAAAGCCAAAACCATCAGCACCGATAACGGCGCCGGCATGCACGATGCACTTCTTACCTATAGAGGATCCATGATAAACCGTTACATGAGGATTTATCACAGTACCCTCACCTACGGTCACACCTTCGCCAAGAAATACATGTGGATATATTTTGGCAGCCTTGCCCAATACTACTCCGGCTTCAATACAAGCATACGCTCCGATATAAATATCCTCGGGGAGCTGTACGGAAGGGTCAATACGCGCGGTATCATCCACCCCTTTGCGTTCTCTTGTCTGCATGGTCTGCACCCGTTGCAAAAGTTCGGCCAAAGCCGCATAAGCGTCCTTGACCCTGATGAGTGTAGTATCTATAGCTTTTTGAGGAGTAAAATTTTCATTGACCAATACGGCCGAGGCTTTGGTATCGTAGATATAATGCTCATATTTATTATTGGCAAGGAAAGTAATCTCACCTTCGGCAGCATCTTCGATTTTGCCAAAGTTACTCAGCTTTACGTCAGCATTGCCCTCAACAGTGCCTCCAAGTAACTGAGCTACCTGCCCTGCTGTAAATTCTATCTTCATGCTTCAATCAGATTATATTTGATCAGAGCGTCTTCCATCTGACGCTTCAACGCTGCAGCTTCTTCAGCCGCACGGGAAGCAAAGCGCTCCGTTTTATCCGCATAGATGATACTGCGTGATGCGTTTACGAG includes the following:
- a CDS encoding bifunctional UDP-3-O-[3-hydroxymyristoyl] N-acetylglucosamine deacetylase/3-hydroxyacyl-ACP dehydratase; this encodes MQKQQTIKESFSLEGKGLHTGLTIHITFNPAPDGTGCVIRRTDLDPVVEIPALAEYVCGTERGTVLSKDGVSVSTIEHAMAALYAMGVDNCIIDVDAPEFPILDGSATAYVEAIKKVGLEEQKYPREYYIVKKRQEVIGTNGSRIILLPDEKFGIDVHISFDSSVLSNQYAVLDDLADFDEQISKARTFVFVREIKQLLAHGLIKGGDLDNALVIYDEPLEQSELDNLSDLMGVARKQVQDLGYINNKPLQFVNEPARHKLLDVLGDLALIGRHIQGRIIAFCPGHKINNQMAAVLRKDIKLNESQAPSYNPNIEPLMDINRIKELLPHRYPFLLVDKIIEFGTDYIVGVKNVSGNEPFFPGHFPEEPVMPGVLQVEAMAQVGGLLVLNSVDDPEKYSTYFLKIDNVKFRQKVVPGDTLIFKLRMISEMRRGVANMRGLAFVGDKLVCEAEFMAQIVKNK
- the lpxD gene encoding UDP-3-O-(3-hydroxymyristoyl)glucosamine N-acyltransferase, whose protein sequence is MEFTAGQVAQLLGGTVEGNADVKLSNFGKIEDAAEGEITFLANNKYEHYIYDTKASAVLVNENFTPQKAIDTTLIRVKDAYAALAELLQRVQTMQTRERKGVDDTARIDPSVQLPEDIYIGAYACIEAGVVLGKAAKIYPHVFLGEGVTVGEGTVINPHVTVYHGSSIGKKCIVHAGAVIGADGFGFAPEADGYHKIPQLGGVIIEDDVEIGANTCVDRAVMGNTVVHKGAKLDNLIQIAHNCTVGEHTVMASQAGMAGSSHIGQWCQVGGQVGISGHVTIGNKVGLGGQTGILSNVKDGSVLLGSPAMNAREAMRAYVYLPKLPEIEKRLRSLEKQIETNK